In one window of bacterium DNA:
- the fliN gene encoding flagellar motor switch protein FliN produces the protein MIITPEMLSKLVDFQMQAWQRASAVMSENVSMMVEAAPAEPVSVHTSDLMTELTFPVLAIEFTLSSMPARSQVLIINHEDAIALAGVITGDPTPVFNDMIAETLTPSLKVFTEEFYAAISGATGTDHSVQNLTVKAGAFSFPTNFLEATDVVQSVGSCKIGEEAIPFSIMWLLDCESLASLLGILKIEPAEDPFQQIDGLNLGSNTTELSLPQFEDSKSTEETGLELLLDIPLEVTVELGRVRMLIKEVVDLGPGSIVELDAVVGDPVDVMVNGRLVARGEVVVLGDNFGVRVSEIMSPTARLQRIGERE, from the coding sequence ATGATAATAACTCCTGAGATGCTTTCAAAATTAGTCGATTTTCAAATGCAAGCGTGGCAGCGCGCTTCTGCAGTAATGTCTGAGAACGTCAGCATGATGGTGGAGGCAGCTCCTGCTGAGCCAGTTTCGGTTCACACAAGTGATTTGATGACGGAATTAACGTTCCCTGTGCTTGCCATTGAATTCACTCTGTCAAGCATGCCCGCACGCTCGCAAGTCTTAATCATCAACCATGAGGATGCAATCGCACTTGCCGGTGTCATCACAGGGGACCCTACGCCAGTTTTTAATGATATGATCGCCGAAACGTTGACCCCTTCATTAAAGGTCTTCACCGAGGAGTTCTATGCGGCGATTTCGGGCGCTACCGGCACTGATCACTCTGTTCAGAATCTTACCGTTAAGGCCGGAGCGTTTTCTTTCCCCACGAACTTCCTCGAAGCAACTGATGTTGTCCAATCTGTTGGCTCATGTAAAATTGGCGAGGAAGCAATACCGTTTTCTATCATGTGGCTTTTGGATTGCGAAAGCCTTGCATCTCTTCTTGGCATATTGAAAATTGAACCTGCGGAAGATCCTTTCCAACAAATTGATGGGCTAAATCTCGGCTCTAACACCACGGAATTATCGCTCCCACAATTTGAAGATAGCAAATCAACTGAAGAGACTGGGTTGGAATTGCTACTTGATATTCCTCTAGAGGTTACGGTTGAGCTAGGACGAGTAAGGATGTTGATTAAAGAAGTCGTTGACCTCGGCCCTGGTTCGATTGTCGAGCTTGATGCGGTTGTCGGTGACCCGGTCGACGTAATGGTTAATGGGCGGCTCGTTGCACGTGGTGAAGTAGTTGTCTTAGGCGACAACTTTGGAGTCCGCGTGTCTGAGATCATGAGCCCGACCGCGCGTCTGCAGCGAATCGGCGAGAGGGAATAA
- a CDS encoding flagellar biosynthetic protein FliO — MAFLSNAAKRDGLLRALGLVFVLAISLATWAQTPTSTLSPAPTKPVVTTPALATPTPVTPSANTLGTRDDPIPTNTLPAVETKNVVQMLFALAVVALIIKFLLPRWLQRMGGLKGASGFGEIKLIESKPLNNGTLHLIEARGRTLLVATTQGGANLIADLTEFEEQPAPQTDKSFETELRKAKPKAPTPDPEDPQPTRDNVEETLERLKRLSGQ, encoded by the coding sequence ATGGCCTTTCTATCAAACGCAGCAAAAAGGGACGGCCTGCTGCGGGCTTTGGGTTTAGTGTTTGTCCTGGCAATCTCATTAGCGACCTGGGCTCAAACACCAACCTCGACTCTCAGCCCAGCGCCAACTAAACCGGTGGTCACGACTCCTGCCCTTGCAACGCCAACACCGGTTACCCCATCGGCTAATACTTTGGGAACACGTGATGATCCAATTCCGACCAATACCCTGCCGGCGGTTGAGACTAAAAATGTTGTGCAGATGCTTTTCGCACTGGCAGTGGTTGCGCTGATAATTAAGTTTCTTTTGCCTCGATGGTTGCAGCGAATGGGCGGTTTGAAAGGCGCAAGTGGGTTCGGCGAAATCAAATTGATTGAATCGAAGCCTCTCAACAACGGAACGCTTCATCTTATCGAAGCTCGCGGCCGAACATTGCTTGTAGCAACAACTCAGGGCGGCGCTAATCTTATTGCCGATCTTACTGAGTTTGAAGAACAGCCTGCTCCTCAGACTGACAAGAGCTTTGAAACTGAACTCAGAAAAGCCAAGCCTAAAGCGCCGACACCCGACCCGGAAGACCCCCAGCCGACTCGTGATAACGTCGAGGAAACGCTCGAGCGCCTGAAGCGCTTATCGGGACAATAA
- the fliP gene encoding flagellar type III secretion system pore protein FliP (The bacterial flagellar biogenesis protein FliP forms a type III secretion system (T3SS)-type pore required for flagellar assembly.), with protein sequence MRPIQTLVRRFAPQKTWLKCGLIVAIVMLASAVYSQNLALPRVQIGLESTKNPKDVAVTLQVLAMLTILSVAPAFLIMMTGFTRIIIVLSFLRSAIGAQSIPPNQILIGLSLFLTFFVMTPVFDQINNNAIQPYMANKITFQQATTNAEIPLRSFMLRQTYDRDLGLFLRLRNQPRPKTPDDLSLLTVVPAFVTSELKTAFIIGFYIYVPFLVIDLVIASVLMSMGMMMLPPVMISLPAKILVFILSNGWYVLIGAIAQGFR encoded by the coding sequence ATGAGACCCATTCAGACTTTGGTGCGGCGATTTGCACCCCAAAAAACCTGGTTAAAATGCGGGCTAATTGTAGCAATAGTAATGCTTGCATCAGCAGTCTATTCACAAAATCTTGCGCTGCCTAGAGTGCAGATTGGCCTTGAATCGACTAAAAACCCAAAGGATGTTGCGGTCACTCTCCAAGTTTTGGCGATGCTGACCATCCTCTCAGTTGCGCCAGCCTTCCTCATCATGATGACCGGATTTACTCGAATTATTATCGTGCTGTCATTCCTTCGAAGCGCAATCGGCGCGCAAAGCATCCCACCAAACCAAATATTAATCGGTCTCAGCTTGTTTTTGACTTTCTTTGTAATGACCCCTGTCTTTGATCAAATTAATAATAACGCCATCCAGCCTTACATGGCGAATAAAATCACTTTCCAGCAAGCTACAACAAATGCTGAAATTCCTTTGCGCTCTTTCATGCTGCGCCAAACTTATGACCGTGACCTTGGCTTATTCTTGCGCTTACGCAATCAGCCAAGGCCCAAAACACCAGATGATTTATCCCTTTTGACCGTTGTGCCTGCGTTTGTTACCAGCGAATTGAAAACAGCATTTATTATTGGATTTTATATCTATGTTCCGTTCCTGGTAATCGACTTGGTTATAGCCAGTGTTTTGATGTCGATGGGAATGATGATGCTACCGCCAGTAATGATTTCACTGCCGGCCAAGATACTTGTATTTATTCTATCAAATGGTTGGTACGTGCTTATTGGCGCGATTGCGCAAGGTTTTAGATAG
- the fliQ gene encoding flagellar biosynthesis protein FliQ, with amino-acid sequence MTATDVLAIGRQAMIVALSVSMPVLLFGLVAGVLISVFQAVTQIQEMTLSFVPKILAVILSLMLFGSWMMDQMVTFTQDSFTHIPPITSR; translated from the coding sequence TTGACTGCAACTGATGTTTTGGCGATTGGTAGACAAGCGATGATCGTCGCCTTGTCGGTTAGCATGCCGGTGCTGCTGTTCGGCCTAGTCGCAGGCGTTTTGATCAGCGTTTTCCAAGCTGTAACTCAAATCCAGGAAATGACGCTAAGCTTCGTGCCCAAGATTTTGGCCGTCATTTTATCGCTGATGCTTTTCGGCTCATGGATGATGGATCAAATGGTGACATTTACTCAAGATTCGTTTACTCATATTCCACCCATCACCTCAAGATAA
- the fliR gene encoding flagellar biosynthetic protein FliR, with protein MAIDTVFFYTFLLIFVRSTSMFATSPIFNGLGVPVQVRIGLGGVLGLALAPVLRAHVGAVPTEMLAFIGAIAHEALIGILLGFLVTLLLSAAEMAGHFLDMQIGFGMMQLLNPQTQTTTTLLAGFKMNLAIVLFLILNGHHILLTAFAKSYEMAPGTGMIALQHLCGSMSLILSQILLLAVQIAAPVGATLIVADIAMAAMSRAVPQMPVFIIGAPAKIIVGMMSLAVALPSMAWAISYAITLNERQIGMLFKTLR; from the coding sequence ATGGCTATCGACACTGTCTTTTTCTATACATTCCTGCTCATTTTCGTCCGGTCCACATCGATGTTTGCGACTTCACCGATATTTAATGGATTGGGTGTTCCAGTACAGGTACGTATCGGTTTAGGCGGTGTATTAGGATTAGCCTTGGCCCCAGTGCTGCGAGCGCATGTGGGAGCTGTGCCAACTGAAATGTTAGCTTTCATCGGTGCGATCGCGCATGAGGCGCTTATCGGGATTTTATTGGGTTTTCTTGTAACGCTGCTTTTGAGTGCGGCAGAGATGGCAGGTCATTTTCTCGACATGCAGATCGGGTTTGGAATGATGCAATTGTTAAATCCACAGACCCAAACCACAACAACTCTGCTGGCAGGATTTAAGATGAATTTAGCAATCGTGCTATTTCTCATTCTCAATGGCCACCACATACTGTTGACAGCATTTGCCAAAAGCTACGAAATGGCGCCTGGAACAGGGATGATAGCTCTCCAGCATTTATGTGGCTCGATGTCGTTAATTTTGAGCCAAATTTTACTCTTAGCGGTTCAGATAGCCGCTCCGGTTGGGGCAACCCTTATCGTTGCAGATATTGCAATGGCAGCAATGTCCCGAGCAGTGCCGCAGATGCCAGTTTTCATCATCGGCGCTCCAGCGAAGATAATCGTAGGAATGATGTCCCTAGCCGTCGCCCTCCCCTCCATGGCCTGGGCCATCTCCTACGCTATCACTTTAAACGAACGTCAAATAGGAATGCTTTTCAAGACTTTAAGGTGA